In one window of Electrophorus electricus isolate fEleEle1 chromosome 15, fEleEle1.pri, whole genome shotgun sequence DNA:
- the LOC113588977 gene encoding short-chain collagen C4-like produces the protein MGPPGSPGCNGTKGDRGFLGNTGRPGQPGRLGLPGEDGQKGEAIHFPPPLILVGQKGQDGPMGAQGLPGPMGPVGPQGPVGNWGSSGLRGRPGQAGEKVILDRSNICKYGLLVVVCMCTASL, from the exons ATGGGACCACCCGGGAGTCCAGGATGCAATGGCACAAAG GGTGATAGGGGTTTTCTAGGAAATACAGGACGACCTGGACAACCCGGCCGTTTG GGACTACCAGGGGAAGACGGTCAGAAG GGAGAAGCAATTCACTTTCCTCCTCCTTTAATTCTGGTCGGACAGAAAGGTCAAGATGGTCCGATG GGTGCTCAAGGTCTGCCAGGACCGATGGGACCAGTGGGACCACAAGGACCAGTAGGAAATTGGGGATCTTCA GGACTGAGAGGCAGGCCTGGCCAAGCAGGAGAAAAGGTTATTTTGGACAGAAGTAACATTTGTAAATACGGTCTTCTGGtcgttgtgtgtatgtgtactgcCTCACTATGA